A stretch of the Ascaphus truei isolate aAscTru1 chromosome 4, aAscTru1.hap1, whole genome shotgun sequence genome encodes the following:
- the LOC142492824 gene encoding uncharacterized protein LOC142492824, translating to MEQVSSPGSASSTLLEEHHGDEDDEYDEDDATEETEIQSCDHEEVPIETVVPPNRPSTSTYDAIVASEGKIVDAENRRHSDMMTVLERMIGLQEETVSQLAHLHRVFIEVPKQLQKINTSFEALVVQQTQANYWRMTNVPQFNTSQPGSVHAGQFSPHSSDIHSPGPNVTGQVAEIAVQVPDDILPLPSVQNQQLTPTKEPTKTKYKQLLLTSFWSKTTKDTHETDQPSLVQCLPTCSHVSLGTSPVREQSLPKSPVGESLPKSPVGESLPKSPVGESLPKSPVGESLPKSPVGESLPKSPVGESLPKSPVGESLATSPVGESLATSPVGEQSLATSPAREVPEATQSGSVVPKVGGKRKRKIQETTSRPVTRSQKEQKK from the exons atggaacaagtgtcttcacctgggtcagccagctcaacactactagaag aacatcatggtgatgaggatgatgagtatgatgaggatgacgccacagaagagactgaaatacaatcatgtgaccatgaagaggtgccaatagaaactgttgtaccgccaaatcgtccatcaacttccacatacgatgcaattgtagcttcagagggaaaaatagtggacgcagaaaatcgtcgccattcagacatgatgacagtgctggaaaggatgattggactgcaggaagaaacagtatcacaattggcacatctccacagagtcttcattgaagtgcctaaacagttgcaaaaaatcaacacctcattcgaagcattagttgttcagcaaacacaagctaattactggagaatgactaatgtaccacaattcaacacctcccagccaggatctgttcatgcaggtcagttttcaccacattcatctgatattcattcaccaggcccaaatgttaccggtcaagtagcagagattgctgtgcaggttcctgacgacatactaccactgccatctgtacaaaatcagcagctgacacctacaaaggagcccacaaaaacaaaatacaagcagttactactgaccagtttttggtcaaaaacaacaaaagacacacatgaaacagaccaaccatcacttgtgcagtgtctaccaacttgctcacatgtgtcactgggcacaagccctgtccgtgaacagtcactacccaaaagccctgtaggtgaatcgctgcccaaaagccctgtaggtgagtcgctgcccaaaagccctgtaggtgagtcgctgcccaaaagccctgtaggtgaatcgctgcccaaaagccctgtaggtgaatcactgcccaaaagccctgtaggtgaatcactgcccaaaagccctgtaggtgagtcactggccacaagccctgtaggtgagtcactggccacaagccccgtaggtgaacagtcactggccacaagccctgcccgtgaagtgccagaggccactcaaagtggctctgttgtgcctaaagttggtggcaaaagaaaaaggaaaattcaagagacaacaagcaggcctgttactcgctcgcaaaaggaacaaaaaaaataa